The Miscanthus floridulus cultivar M001 chromosome 7, ASM1932011v1, whole genome shotgun sequence genome includes a region encoding these proteins:
- the LOC136465992 gene encoding 3-ketoacyl-CoA synthase 20-like, with translation MLLSNCIFSMGSAAALLSNRCADAGRAKYRLLHTVRTHKGTADECYGCVYPREDGTGRVGVSLARELMAVAGDALKKNITTLGPLVLPLSEQLKFLKSLVLLRILRSRSVRTYIPDLPMTRNSRLPSS, from the coding sequence ATGCTACTGTCCAACTGCATCTTCAGCATGGGCAGCGCCGCCGCGCTGCTGTCCAACCGCTGCGCCGATGCTGGGCGCGCCAAATACCGGCTGCTGCACACGGTGCGCACCCACAAAGGCACCGCGGACGAGTGCTACGGCTGCGTGTACCCACGCGAGGACGGCACAGGCCGCGTCGGCGTGTCACTGGCGCGCGAGCTCATGGCCGTTGCCGGGGACGCGCTCAAGAAGAACATCACCACCCTGGGCCCGCTGGTGCTCCCGCTATCGGagcagctcaagttcctcaagtccCTCGTGCTTCTTCGCATCCTCCGCTCCCGCAGCGTCCGTACGTACATCCCGGACTTGCCAATGACCAGGAATAGCAGGCTCCCTAGCAGCTGA